Proteins from one Streptomyces sp. NBC_00390 genomic window:
- a CDS encoding GMC family oxidoreductase produces MGDSPHYDVIIIGTGAGGGTLAHRLAPSGKRVLLLERGDHLPRERDNWDSTAVFVKGKYRAPEFWLDKHGNEFPPEVNYYVGGNTKFYGAALFRLRPEDFGELTHHDGLSPAWPLRYEDLEPYYTQAEHLYLVHGRHGEDPGEGPVSAQYAYPPVEHEPRIQQLSDDLEKQGLHPFHLPIGVNLTQDSNGRATHSSVCIRCNRVDGFPCLVRGKSDAQVICVEPALQHPNVEMITNARVVRLETAGPTGRSVSTVVTRLEDGTEARYAADIVVVACGAVNSAALLLASANEHHPRGLANSSDVVGRHYMRHNNLALMAISKEPNDTQFQKTLAMNDWYLGADDWDYPLGGIQMLGKSDAEQIHGEAPRWAGAVAPDMPFEVLAHHAVDFWLCGEDLPLPGNRVTLDRHGTIRLSLDEKNNIEGLSRLRHKLQHMLGHLGMHEHRLLSHSIYLHKGMPIGATAHQAGTVRFGDDPATSALDINCKAHDLDNLYVVDTSFFPSIGAVNPSLTAIANALRVGDHLIDRLS; encoded by the coding sequence GTGGGCGACTCCCCGCACTACGACGTCATCATCATCGGTACCGGCGCGGGCGGCGGCACGCTCGCCCACCGGCTCGCACCCTCCGGCAAACGGGTGCTCCTCCTCGAACGCGGCGACCATCTCCCGCGCGAGCGGGACAACTGGGACTCCACCGCCGTGTTCGTCAAAGGCAAGTACCGGGCCCCGGAATTCTGGCTCGACAAGCACGGCAACGAGTTCCCGCCCGAGGTCAACTACTACGTCGGCGGAAACACCAAGTTCTACGGCGCGGCCCTCTTCCGGCTGCGGCCCGAGGACTTCGGCGAACTCACGCACCACGACGGCCTCTCGCCCGCATGGCCGCTCCGGTACGAGGACCTGGAGCCGTACTACACCCAGGCCGAACACCTCTACCTGGTGCACGGACGCCACGGCGAGGACCCCGGCGAGGGGCCGGTGAGCGCCCAGTACGCCTATCCGCCCGTCGAACACGAACCACGTATCCAGCAGTTGAGCGACGACCTGGAGAAGCAGGGGCTGCACCCCTTCCATCTGCCCATCGGGGTCAACCTGACCCAGGACTCCAACGGCCGGGCGACCCACTCCAGCGTCTGCATCCGCTGCAACCGCGTGGACGGCTTCCCCTGCCTCGTGCGCGGCAAGTCCGACGCGCAGGTCATCTGCGTGGAACCCGCCCTCCAGCACCCCAACGTCGAGATGATCACCAACGCCCGGGTGGTCCGGCTGGAGACCGCAGGCCCGACCGGACGCAGCGTCAGCACGGTCGTCACCCGGCTCGAGGACGGTACCGAGGCCAGGTACGCGGCGGACATCGTGGTCGTCGCCTGCGGCGCGGTCAACTCCGCCGCCCTGCTGCTCGCCTCGGCCAATGAACACCACCCCCGCGGGCTGGCGAACAGCTCCGACGTGGTCGGCCGGCACTACATGAGGCACAACAACCTGGCCCTGATGGCCATTTCGAAGGAACCCAACGACACCCAGTTCCAGAAGACCCTCGCCATGAACGACTGGTACCTCGGCGCGGACGACTGGGACTACCCGCTGGGCGGCATCCAGATGCTCGGCAAGTCCGACGCCGAGCAGATCCACGGCGAGGCCCCGCGCTGGGCCGGGGCGGTGGCCCCGGACATGCCCTTCGAGGTGCTGGCGCATCACGCCGTCGACTTCTGGCTGTGCGGCGAGGACCTCCCGCTGCCCGGCAACCGCGTCACCCTCGACCGCCACGGCACCATCCGCCTGTCGCTCGACGAGAAGAACAACATCGAAGGACTCAGCCGCCTGCGGCACAAACTCCAGCACATGCTGGGCCACTTGGGCATGCACGAGCACCGGCTGCTGTCCCACAGCATCTACCTCCACAAGGGCATGCCCATCGGCGCCACCGCCCATCAGGCGGGCACCGTACGCTTCGGCGACGACCCCGCCACATCCGCGCTGGACATCAACTGCAAGGCCCATGACCTGGACAACCTCTATGTGGTCGACACGAGCTTCTTCCCGAGCATCGGCGCGGTCAACCCGTCCCTGACGGCCATCGCCAATGCCCTGCGCGTGGGCGACCACCTCATCGACCGCCTGAGCTGA
- a CDS encoding cyclase family protein yields MTEAAFRTLYEQLRERTSRGPEDRRGALGNLTPECVVAATAGVRTGRTVSLASPVETLPGPDNPHPANHRMTGPANGDSAAEGLHFALDRFAMNVHGDADSHLDALCHVIYDGELYNGVPASSVTPEGAGALTLDTVHDGIVGRGVLLDIPRLRAVPWLEPGDHVTADDLTAAEAAQGVRAGPGDLLFVRVGHRRRRQELGAWKAADARAGLHPTAMRFLAERRVAALGSDGNNDTAPSAVAGVAFPVHVLAMHAMGLHLMDYLQFEELAPACEQAGRWSFLCVVAPLRLPAATGSPVNPIAVL; encoded by the coding sequence ATGACCGAGGCCGCCTTCCGGACCCTGTACGAGCAACTGCGCGAGCGGACGTCGCGCGGTCCCGAAGACCGGCGCGGAGCCCTCGGAAACCTGACCCCCGAGTGCGTGGTGGCAGCCACCGCCGGGGTCCGGACCGGGCGCACGGTGTCCCTCGCCTCGCCCGTCGAGACCCTGCCCGGCCCCGACAACCCGCATCCGGCGAACCACCGCATGACCGGCCCGGCCAACGGTGACTCGGCTGCTGAGGGGCTGCATTTCGCACTGGACCGGTTCGCCATGAATGTGCACGGCGACGCGGACAGCCACCTCGACGCGCTCTGCCACGTGATCTACGACGGGGAGCTCTACAACGGCGTGCCGGCGAGCAGTGTGACGCCGGAAGGCGCCGGTGCGCTCACCCTCGACACGGTGCACGACGGCATCGTCGGACGCGGCGTACTCCTGGACATACCGCGGCTGCGGGCGGTGCCCTGGCTGGAACCCGGCGACCATGTGACGGCTGACGACCTGACCGCGGCCGAGGCCGCCCAAGGGGTCCGGGCCGGGCCGGGAGACCTCCTGTTCGTCCGGGTGGGGCACCGCCGCAGGCGCCAGGAGCTCGGCGCGTGGAAGGCGGCTGACGCCCGGGCCGGCCTCCATCCGACGGCGATGCGGTTCCTGGCCGAGCGGCGCGTCGCCGCACTGGGCTCGGACGGCAACAACGACACCGCACCCAGCGCGGTGGCCGGTGTCGCGTTTCCCGTGCATGTGCTGGCGATGCATGCCATGGGGCTGCATCTGATGGACTACCTGCAGTTCGAGGAGCTGGCACCGGCGTGCGAACAGGCAGGCCGCTGGAGCTTCCTGTGCGTCGTCGCCCCGTTGAGGCTCCCGGCGGCCACCGGCAGCCCGGTGAATCCGATCGCCGTGCTGTGA
- a CDS encoding gluconokinase, GntK/IdnK-type: MALVIGVAGSGKSTVGRLLADRLGRPYRDADDFHPPANRAKMAAGEPLTDADRRPWLDAIAAWMDQEIAARQPAVVTCSALKRAYRDHLLGGRPEVRLVYLHGSRELISSRLAARHGHFFPAALLDSQFAELEEPEPDEHPCVVEIDQLPEAVASASAFLLGAEQERRTLITEAAAAPAAPTEETYMPPSATVPAGATGEQWQLRHGGQTAVVVQLGAALRHYEVDGRPLLDGFTADARITGGRGQLLVPWPNRVGGGRYRFDDSELQLPLTEPEEHNAIHGLLRWTAWQLLARADDAVRVGTTLFPQPGYPFRLDVLAEYRLGPQGLDVAVTATNAGDTAAPYGVGQHPYLTVGTDGVDPALLTVPAHYCLSTDEHGLPVGREPVDGTAYDFRTARPIGEQRLDTAFTGLDRDACGWAVVTLAHPSGRHGVDVRLGESARYVQVYTGDTLAEPARRRRGVAVEAMSCPADAFRSGTDLTVLEPGGSHVLRWGLTYWESA; the protein is encoded by the coding sequence GTGGCGCTCGTGATCGGTGTGGCAGGGTCCGGCAAGTCCACGGTCGGACGGCTGCTCGCCGACCGGCTCGGCCGGCCGTACCGGGACGCGGACGACTTCCACCCCCCGGCCAACCGCGCCAAGATGGCCGCCGGCGAACCACTGACCGATGCCGACAGACGGCCGTGGCTCGACGCCATCGCCGCCTGGATGGACCAGGAGATCGCGGCGCGGCAGCCGGCCGTCGTCACCTGCTCCGCACTCAAACGCGCCTACCGCGACCACCTGCTCGGCGGACGCCCCGAGGTACGTCTGGTGTACCTGCACGGTTCACGAGAGCTCATCAGCTCCCGACTGGCCGCCCGGCACGGCCACTTCTTCCCGGCGGCCCTGCTGGACAGCCAGTTCGCGGAACTCGAGGAGCCCGAGCCCGACGAGCATCCCTGTGTGGTGGAGATCGACCAGCTGCCCGAGGCCGTGGCCTCGGCCAGCGCCTTCCTGCTCGGCGCGGAGCAGGAGCGACGAACCCTGATCACAGAGGCGGCTGCCGCACCCGCTGCACCGACCGAGGAGACGTATATGCCTCCCAGCGCCACGGTGCCTGCCGGCGCCACAGGAGAGCAGTGGCAGCTGCGCCACGGCGGACAGACGGCCGTCGTGGTCCAGCTCGGCGCGGCCCTGCGTCACTACGAGGTGGACGGCCGGCCGCTGCTGGACGGGTTCACCGCCGACGCACGCATCACCGGCGGCCGCGGCCAGTTGCTCGTCCCCTGGCCCAACCGGGTGGGTGGCGGCCGCTACCGCTTCGACGACTCGGAGCTGCAACTCCCGCTGACCGAACCGGAGGAGCACAACGCCATCCACGGGCTGCTGCGCTGGACCGCGTGGCAGCTGCTCGCCCGCGCCGACGACGCGGTCAGAGTGGGCACGACCCTCTTTCCGCAGCCCGGGTATCCCTTCCGGCTGGACGTCCTCGCCGAGTACCGGCTGGGCCCCCAGGGTCTCGACGTGGCCGTCACCGCGACCAATGCGGGCGACACCGCGGCACCCTACGGCGTCGGCCAGCACCCCTATCTGACCGTGGGCACCGACGGGGTGGACCCGGCGCTGCTGACGGTGCCCGCCCACTACTGCCTGAGCACCGACGAGCACGGTCTGCCGGTCGGCCGGGAACCGGTCGACGGCACGGCGTACGACTTCCGCACCGCCCGTCCCATCGGGGAGCAGCGGCTGGACACCGCGTTCACCGGACTCGACCGGGACGCCTGCGGCTGGGCCGTGGTGACTCTTGCCCATCCCTCGGGGCGGCACGGCGTCGACGTACGGCTCGGCGAGAGCGCCCGCTACGTGCAGGTGTACACGGGCGACACCCTGGCCGAGCCCGCGCGGCGGCGCCGCGGTGTCGCCGTCGAGGCCATGTCCTGTCCGGCGGACGCCTTCCGCAGCGGGACGGATCTGACCGTGCTGGAGCCGGGCGGCAGCCATGTCCTGCGATGGGGCCTCACCTACTGGGAGTCCGCATGA
- a CDS encoding chloride channel protein, whose product MTEPSPRPAASGGRTQPEEADRLRDMLRSPGYQKALVFCALIGVPVSLLAFWFLVVLHQLEHLMWADLPKGLGWDTPPWWWPLPLLLVSGILVGLVVTHMRGAGGHVPAAGLNPSSPGAAALPGVILAALFSLPLGAVLGPEAPLIALGGGLALLFRNLTRAPATPQSTALLGAAGAAAAISAIFGNPLIAAVMLMEVAGVGGTQLFAVMLPALLSSGVGSLVFTGFGRWTGLETAGLSLKIGLPSPRLDAGDVLWGVLMAVLIGAAVHLVLVGGRMTARFVAGRPVVHTAVCGLAAGVCAAVYALVTDRTPVDVASSGEATLSQMAADPHAWGVGALVAVLLFKGAGYAICLGSLRGGPIFPSLFLGGAAGVLLAPLPGLGVVPGMAAGMAAASASALRLPVSSVVLVVLLLGSAAMIPVVILAAVVAFVTVELLPSGPAVPPLGEPDRAAAAAKAPS is encoded by the coding sequence ATGACGGAGCCGAGTCCGCGACCGGCCGCGTCCGGTGGACGGACGCAGCCGGAGGAGGCGGACCGGCTGCGTGACATGCTGCGCTCCCCGGGCTACCAGAAGGCGCTCGTGTTCTGCGCCCTCATCGGTGTCCCGGTGTCGCTCCTGGCGTTCTGGTTCCTCGTCGTGCTCCATCAGCTGGAACATCTGATGTGGGCCGATCTGCCGAAGGGCCTGGGCTGGGACACTCCACCGTGGTGGTGGCCCCTGCCACTGCTGCTGGTCTCGGGAATTCTCGTCGGACTGGTGGTCACCCATATGCGGGGCGCCGGCGGCCATGTCCCCGCGGCGGGACTGAACCCGAGCAGTCCCGGAGCGGCGGCACTGCCCGGCGTGATCCTCGCGGCCCTGTTCAGTCTCCCGCTCGGCGCGGTACTGGGCCCCGAAGCCCCTCTGATCGCACTCGGCGGCGGACTGGCGCTGCTGTTCAGGAACCTCACCCGGGCGCCTGCCACCCCGCAGAGCACGGCGCTCCTGGGCGCTGCCGGGGCCGCGGCGGCGATCTCGGCGATCTTCGGGAACCCGCTGATCGCTGCGGTGATGCTCATGGAGGTGGCGGGGGTGGGGGGCACACAACTGTTCGCCGTGATGCTCCCGGCACTGCTGTCCAGCGGTGTGGGGTCGCTGGTGTTCACCGGCTTCGGCAGATGGACCGGCCTGGAGACGGCCGGCCTGTCCCTGAAGATCGGCCTGCCGTCTCCCCGTCTCGACGCGGGAGACGTGCTCTGGGGCGTACTGATGGCTGTCCTGATCGGAGCAGCCGTACATCTGGTGCTGGTAGGAGGCCGGATGACCGCCCGGTTCGTCGCCGGGCGGCCCGTCGTCCACACCGCAGTCTGCGGGCTCGCAGCCGGAGTCTGCGCCGCCGTGTACGCGCTTGTCACCGATCGGACCCCCGTGGACGTGGCCTCCTCCGGGGAAGCCACGCTGAGCCAGATGGCCGCCGATCCGCATGCCTGGGGGGTCGGTGCCCTGGTCGCCGTACTGCTCTTCAAGGGCGCGGGCTACGCGATCTGCCTGGGCAGTCTGCGCGGCGGTCCCATCTTCCCCTCGCTGTTCCTGGGCGGCGCGGCGGGCGTGCTGCTCGCGCCCCTGCCGGGCCTGGGCGTCGTACCGGGAATGGCCGCGGGCATGGCGGCAGCGTCGGCCAGTGCTCTGCGGCTGCCCGTGAGCAGCGTCGTCCTGGTCGTCCTGCTGCTCGGCAGCGCCGCCATGATCCCCGTGGTGATCCTGGCAGCCGTGGTGGCGTTCGTGACCGTCGAGCTGCTTCCTTCCGGACCCGCCGTTCCGCCGCTGGGCGAGCCTGACCGAGCGGCTGCCGCCGCGAAGGCCCCTTCTTGA
- a CDS encoding SHOCT domain-containing protein, whose translation MPRLLRRVARTAVVAGTATAVSGRVSRRQSGRWAQQDEQQQASGQPQAAAPAPPPAPPADDMSGKIEQLKELGELKAQGVLSEEEFEAQKRKILG comes from the coding sequence ATGCCAAGACTTCTTCGTCGCGTCGCCCGTACCGCCGTGGTCGCCGGTACCGCCACCGCGGTGTCCGGCCGTGTGTCGCGGCGGCAGTCGGGCCGATGGGCACAACAGGACGAGCAGCAGCAGGCGTCCGGGCAGCCGCAGGCAGCCGCTCCGGCCCCGCCGCCCGCCCCTCCCGCCGACGACATGAGCGGCAAGATCGAACAGCTCAAGGAACTTGGGGAGCTGAAGGCCCAAGGGGTGCTGTCCGAAGAGGAATTCGAAGCACAGAAGCGCAAGATCCTCGGCTGA
- a CDS encoding DUF6325 family protein, with protein MSESELEEMGPVDYLVVEFPGNRMTGEGFPLLVDLVDRGIIRILDLLFVRKDSDGSVAAVELRDLGDEVDLSVFEGASSGLLDQEDIDEAGKALEPGNSAGIIVYENVWAAPLAGALRRSGAQVVAGGRIPVDALLASLEAAEAAGS; from the coding sequence ATGAGCGAGTCTGAGCTGGAGGAGATGGGACCCGTCGACTACCTGGTCGTCGAGTTTCCCGGCAACAGAATGACGGGCGAGGGCTTCCCCCTCCTTGTCGATCTCGTCGATCGCGGCATCATCCGCATCCTCGACCTTCTCTTCGTCCGCAAGGACAGCGACGGCTCGGTCGCGGCGGTGGAACTGAGGGATCTCGGGGACGAGGTCGACCTCTCCGTGTTCGAGGGCGCCTCGTCCGGACTGCTGGACCAGGAAGACATCGACGAAGCCGGCAAGGCGCTCGAGCCGGGCAACTCCGCCGGGATCATCGTGTACGAGAACGTGTGGGCGGCACCCCTCGCCGGGGCCCTGCGGCGCAGCGGTGCGCAGGTCGTCGCGGGCGGCCGCATTCCTGTCGATGCCCTGCTGGCCTCGCTGGAAGCCGCCGAAGCCGCGGGCAGTTGA
- a CDS encoding GAP family protein codes for MVLDLLLIALGITLDPLPIMAFVLVVASDRGVWKGLAFIMGWLACLVAVIALVLALTGGEPPPPRSPPSTAGLAARLAIGVALVCFALYRRKRMRSAPQAAPARVRDSVPEPATAQETAGTPPRTTSRSRSSSSMTSRMDRSSPWAAAGLAVFLQPWGMVAAAAATVVSADLSHSSTYAALFGFCILATASLLAAELYVVFSPEAAQARLLKLRDWLQGHEQQAIVVICLLLGLWLTGQSIYQLTS; via the coding sequence ATGGTCCTCGACCTGCTCCTCATCGCGCTGGGCATCACGCTCGACCCGCTGCCGATCATGGCTTTCGTCCTGGTGGTGGCATCGGACCGGGGCGTGTGGAAGGGGCTGGCCTTCATCATGGGCTGGCTGGCCTGTCTCGTCGCCGTGATCGCGCTGGTGCTCGCACTGACCGGCGGAGAGCCTCCGCCGCCCAGGTCTCCGCCGTCCACGGCAGGGCTCGCGGCCAGACTCGCCATCGGTGTCGCGCTGGTGTGCTTCGCCCTGTACCGGCGCAAGCGGATGCGGTCGGCTCCTCAGGCGGCCCCCGCTCGCGTACGCGATTCCGTACCCGAGCCCGCCACAGCGCAGGAGACGGCCGGCACGCCGCCCCGTACCACCTCCCGTTCCCGGTCGTCCTCGTCCATGACGTCCCGGATGGACCGCAGCTCGCCCTGGGCGGCAGCGGGACTTGCCGTGTTCCTGCAGCCCTGGGGCATGGTCGCCGCGGCCGCGGCCACGGTCGTCTCGGCCGACCTGTCGCATTCCTCGACGTACGCGGCCCTGTTCGGCTTCTGCATCCTCGCCACCGCGAGCCTGCTGGCCGCCGAGCTGTACGTGGTGTTCTCGCCGGAGGCTGCCCAGGCCCGGCTGCTCAAGCTGCGCGACTGGCTCCAAGGCCACGAGCAGCAGGCGATCGTGGTCATCTGCCTGCTCCTCGGTCTCTGGCTGACCGGGCAGAGCATCTACCAGCTGACCAGCTGA
- a CDS encoding YihY/virulence factor BrkB family protein, whose product MPPRAASANLYAGKEQRHVDFRTGAVGGEGRFAEPGCRTRVVMSPSEPEDHRAQSGPPPVRRGTDSGHADTGARRRDSVLHASWWRTRSRELTAAAKRLHTRAERRFPVITHLAERMMSVNIFDSATRLAAQCFLTAVPLLFVVASIAPQAVRDQLISSVRVVFGLTGPANAQLTQVFSSQSGDLREATGVVGGLMVLLSATAVSRAMQRLCKRAWEIPRAGTRIAVWRWPAWIAAWLAVLLVQAPLRDGFGAGLWLGIPVTVVSQTLLWWWSQHMLLGGLVRWKPLLPGAVVTAIAMTALSVSARFYMPHALNRALAEYGSVGSVFVLLSWLIVVCVAVAVGITAGAVVAQEPAVARRLDSPPPRWLVRTES is encoded by the coding sequence ATGCCGCCCCGTGCCGCCTCCGCCAACCTGTACGCAGGGAAGGAGCAGCGCCATGTCGACTTCCGGACGGGTGCCGTCGGCGGTGAGGGGCGGTTCGCCGAGCCCGGATGCCGCACCCGCGTGGTGATGTCCCCCAGCGAGCCCGAGGACCACCGGGCGCAGTCGGGACCGCCACCGGTCCGCCGGGGGACGGACTCCGGACACGCGGACACGGGGGCCCGCCGCCGGGACTCCGTCCTGCACGCGTCCTGGTGGCGGACCAGGTCGCGGGAGCTCACCGCTGCGGCGAAGCGGCTGCACACGCGGGCCGAGCGCCGGTTCCCGGTCATCACGCATCTCGCCGAGCGGATGATGTCGGTGAACATCTTCGACTCCGCGACCAGGCTTGCGGCGCAGTGCTTTCTGACCGCGGTCCCGCTGCTCTTCGTCGTCGCGTCCATCGCTCCCCAGGCCGTGCGCGACCAGCTGATCAGTTCCGTACGGGTGGTCTTCGGGCTCACGGGCCCCGCGAACGCCCAGCTGACGCAGGTGTTCAGCTCCCAGTCGGGTGATCTGCGCGAGGCCACGGGCGTGGTGGGCGGGCTGATGGTGCTGCTTTCCGCCACTGCCGTCAGCCGGGCGATGCAGCGGCTGTGCAAGCGGGCCTGGGAGATCCCCAGAGCCGGGACCAGAATCGCCGTCTGGCGGTGGCCTGCGTGGATCGCGGCCTGGCTGGCGGTTCTCCTCGTTCAGGCTCCGCTGCGCGACGGGTTCGGCGCCGGCCTGTGGCTGGGCATCCCGGTCACCGTGGTGTCGCAGACGCTCCTTTGGTGGTGGAGCCAGCACATGCTGCTGGGTGGTCTGGTCCGCTGGAAGCCACTGCTGCCCGGTGCGGTCGTCACCGCGATCGCCATGACCGCCCTGTCGGTCAGCGCACGGTTCTACATGCCCCACGCACTCAACCGTGCCCTGGCCGAGTACGGATCGGTCGGCTCCGTCTTCGTCCTGCTGTCGTGGCTGATCGTGGTCTGCGTGGCGGTCGCGGTCGGCATCACCGCGGGTGCCGTCGTCGCCCAGGAGCCGGCCGTGGCCCGCCGTCTGGACAGTCCGCCGCCACGGTGGCTCGTCAGGACGGAGAGCTGA